A portion of the Gigantopelta aegis isolate Gae_Host chromosome 10, Gae_host_genome, whole genome shotgun sequence genome contains these proteins:
- the LOC121383473 gene encoding uncharacterized protein LOC121383473 isoform X2 translates to MMLLAACLCVMMLVGVDAIDPRRTDITDLGYGYMFQGWVDIKGQGANNDYCRVVGPSANSPYKWLSCALSGTQGDSQYNYNPPNGGLVSFDAGYTNTWYMSDANGDGRADYCRCVGNRPNSYVSCMLAKRFSFGCNQYEHRVPGSDGC, encoded by the exons ATGATGTTGCTAGCTGCCTGCCTCTGTGTGATGATGCTGGTGGGAGTCGACGCCATAGATCCAAGACGGACAGACATAACGGATTTAGGATACGGCTACATGTTTCAAGGATGGGTAGACATCAAAGGACAGGGAGCGAACAATGACTATTGCAG AGTCGTTGGGCCCAGCGCCAATTCCCCATACAAATGGCTATCATGTGCTCTGTCCGGAACTCAAGGAGATAGTCAGTACAATTACAACCCACCTAACGGGGGTCTGGTCTCTTTTGATGCTGGCTACACCAACACCTGGTACATGAGCGACGCGAATGGAGATGGGCGGGCCGACTACTGCAG atgcgTTGGAAATCGACCGAATTCGTATGTTTCGTGTATGCTGGCCAAAAGGTTCAGCTTTGGGTGCAACCAGTACGAACACAGAGTTCCTGGATCCGACGGTTGTTAG